From one Aquicella siphonis genomic stretch:
- a CDS encoding ABC transporter permease — translation MMPSDFSLFRLWGLIIKEFTQFRRDRSTFAIIIFMPILQLIIFGLAINANPKHLPSALINTDNGPFARTLVQELENTEYFRFTHFPKSEAEAKKLIETHQVLFTLNIPPDFSRKLVRGETPSALMEVDGTDPVSVAYAVAASSGLMAEAFQYDLTGPLKWLNPKPGPARLLVHTKYNPSAITQYNIVPGLLGTLLTMTFVMVASMALTRERENGTMETLLATPILPLEVIIGKATPFILVGYLQVMVVLIIAIAFFRVPMEGSLFLLLLMVFPFVLANLSVGITISTIAKSQLEASQTSIFFFLPSMLLSGFAFPFKGMPEWAQWIGNLLPLTHFINIVRGIMLKGIGFAESWVDLWPLLVFMLVMLVIALLRYRKTLD, via the coding sequence ATGATGCCAAGTGATTTTTCATTGTTCCGGTTATGGGGACTCATCATCAAGGAGTTCACGCAATTCAGGCGTGACCGCAGTACTTTCGCCATTATCATATTCATGCCGATCTTGCAGTTGATTATTTTCGGCCTTGCCATCAATGCTAATCCCAAGCATTTACCCAGTGCGCTGATCAACACTGACAACGGTCCGTTCGCGCGCACGCTGGTGCAGGAACTGGAAAATACCGAGTACTTCCGGTTTACTCATTTTCCCAAATCGGAAGCGGAGGCTAAAAAACTGATAGAGACTCATCAGGTATTATTCACGCTCAACATTCCGCCTGACTTTTCTCGAAAACTCGTGCGCGGCGAGACGCCGTCCGCATTGATGGAAGTGGATGGGACCGATCCGGTTTCAGTGGCTTATGCGGTCGCGGCATCCAGCGGATTAATGGCGGAAGCGTTTCAGTATGACTTGACGGGCCCTCTCAAATGGCTGAATCCCAAACCGGGTCCGGCGCGCCTTCTTGTTCACACCAAATATAATCCCAGCGCGATTACGCAATATAACATTGTGCCGGGCCTGCTGGGGACATTGTTGACCATGACATTTGTCATGGTGGCTTCCATGGCGCTGACGCGCGAACGCGAAAACGGCACAATGGAAACTCTGCTGGCCACACCTATACTTCCGCTGGAAGTCATTATCGGCAAGGCCACACCTTTTATCTTGGTCGGTTATTTGCAAGTCATGGTCGTGTTGATTATCGCCATAGCGTTTTTCAGAGTTCCCATGGAAGGCAGTCTGTTTTTGCTTCTATTAATGGTCTTTCCATTTGTGCTGGCTAACCTGTCTGTGGGAATCACAATTTCAACGATTGCCAAATCACAGCTGGAAGCCAGCCAAACCAGTATATTTTTCTTTTTGCCTTCCATGCTCTTGTCCGGCTTTGCTTTTCCTTTCAAGGGCATGCCCGAATGGGCGCAGTGGATAGGCAATCTGCTTCCGCTCACACATTTCATCAATATTGTGCGCGGCATCATGCTGAAAGGCATAGGCTTCGCCGAATCGTGGGTTGATTTATGGCCGCTGCTGGTTTTTATGCTGGTCATGCTGGTGATCGCTTTGCTACGCTATCGTAAAACCCTGGATTGA